The sequence gacgtaTATAGATATTTtccaaagaagaacaagaataatatGTACAGCACGATGCATTGAAACTCCCCACTATTCCGTCTCGTCACACTAAAGAATTGGAAATATTcccgtttttttaatttaatcgattcatttgattttgaaagtcCGTTTTATGATTTCTCTGTCGACCCGCGCTGTTAAAGGATGTCCTGTAAACtttgaatattttcaattAGATGTGCTATGGtatgcattattattattaatattattattacccaaTATAATTCTATTTATGACGTGTGTGACCAACATCACCAGGAACGTATTGATCTCAACTACATATGATGAAACAGTAAAAACCCTCCCCTGCCCCAATTTTAACACAGGGATACTAAGACAAGgataagaagaaacaaaagttctaaaggaaaacaaaaaaagcaaattgaaaagggatggaTGACATTCATTTTTTGTAGATGATATGACACTTAGTCTGTGcttattcatttttccttaTCATGGTCATAAATACACGACacttcaacaaaataaaagaccgCCGATCCCTGCTGAGACTGCGGTGTGGTGGTGCAACTGATTTTCTGTTGATTTGTGttgattttctcttgttgCCGTTGACATTTTGGCACGTCACCATGACTACCCCGAAAACTGTATTGTATTCTCATAACTTATTCTCCCATCTCTCTTGTGTGGCTGCTGCAAAGTGCATTATCgatgaaatgtgtgtgtgtgtctgtcgtCAGCGACACGAGCGCATCGTGTGACCTTTTGGCGATTTCACCTCGACGAGcgagaagacgacgacgacgtcaaaagagccgagaagaagaagaataagaagaaaaagatttttccttttttggctgGCGTTCAATCATTCACTCTCATCCCTTCCCCCCCCCATGTTGTGAATGTGATTGGACGCGGGCACGTTCGCCGCCCAGCCGTCGATATGGCTATATTGGAAGTGAGAGGCCAGCATCAGGGTCAGTCATTCGTTTTCACCGGGATTCCGAAAGCCTCTAGCTAGCTCCACTGATGGACGAAAAAAGCGACGTGTGCAACGTCGGCGATTCTGCCCTGGGTTGAAACTTACACGAGATCCtagcgttttcttttttcctcagcTGTCGTGGTCTCTGCCGGTCGCTTTCGGTCGAGAGCCGAAGGCGAACATTGAACGAATTACGATGCGATTCGATTATTTttcccgacacacacacacacataagacGGCGGGCGAGCACTAAGATGCCATCGAGCTGGcggatttcttctttcaacgATCGAAGGAAGACGAGTCGCAGGATCAAAAGACTCGTTGACGTTccctttcgtttttgttttctttgattcctTCATCCTGCTCCATAAGATGATGTGAAGGCGACTGGTGGCGCGCGGTCGGGCAAAAGTATTTTTCCATCCCAAAAGGAAAATCACGAccgtcttccctttttttattttcttcttcttttggcttcTGATTGCGATTGTCTGCTCTTTTGCTCAGCCGGATGGAAAGAGAAAGGGGCTTTGATTGTGCAGCAGTAGTAGTACTACTGTACCATCAGTGGCATAATTGATGTCGTCGACCGCCAAAAAACATCTCGCAGTCATCACTCCGCCATTTATACcacgaaaaaaagtgaaattctTTGGTCGTTGGCCTcgtgaatatttgaaaataaaacacgccATCATCAGACTCTTTGATGGTTATTGAACACAAGTTTTGTACACGTGTCTGTCTATAAATACAGCACCTCGGTGAGcctgtattattattacggtAGATTTTTAGATTAGACTCTGGCGATGTTGTTGAATTCAAGGATTGCGCTGCGGGATTCCAAATCTTGTGGCAATCTCGGGAGATGTTTCCATAGCGACCGGAACTACAACAATACACACATACGCATTATGTATAGGGCTGCGCTGCGCTTACTGGCTCGTGTAATcttcgtttcttttattatatcgaagcgcaaaaaaagaaaattggatcACAACATTTTAGCGGCGAATGGCGGCGAACGACAAAGCTGATTTATGCATTTGATGACGTGTATCAATCTCGACAGGGAGGGGAATCGAatcaaatatataatatataccaGCACATCAGCCCAGATGATAGATCTCCGTCGTTCAATCacatcatattcttctgatttcattcttttaaaataaaaggttaatttctttttatcggtTATTGATGAACTGTTTTCactttgaaacaaataaaataaagaaattgagtGCGATGACGACCGGGGGGTTCTATACTGCTATGATGTCGGGATTTCTACATTGTCGGTTTGATAGTGCGGGAATAGATGCGCTGGGCCGGGAGGCAGGAGCAGCCGAGGATTGGTGATGTGGAAGTGGCAGGGCCGCAAGGGACTGATGATGTGCAGCCTGTGGGCTTCTCTCTCAGGATCAGTGCAGTTGTTGCAGCCTACTCTCTTCCTTTTTACATGTATGTCATGCCAACTGTCACAGAGTGTGTCGTTATATTGCGACATGTATACAGCCCCAGATCTATACACTGTGAAAGCGGAAggaaatgaacaaaaagaaaaagaagaaactaaaTCGATCGTGACGTATAGCGACAgacgagagagatagagacgacgctgctgctgctgcctgtcCAGCATTTTCCAGTCGTGACGAATGGAATAAGATCGTGAGATCGTGAAGGTTATACGACTGGTGGCGAGGAAAATCCGGTCATCCGGGAAGCCTAGCAAATCACgacgaacgaaattgttgaatGATTTGATGGAAAACTGATGAATATATGGAAATGGCAtcatcaataataataaaaaaagaagattattccggagttgaaaaatgttcttCGTGGGGCTGATTGACTCTCGATTGGATACCGCACCATTTCATATTTGATCAAAGgaaatcttattattattattattattacaaaacgGGGCGTCATTCATGTAAAGGAATTTTTGATGCTCGTTCTTGTGAATGGCATATTCGATTGGTTATAACCTCGTCTATAAATGTGTCCGGATCTATATAGGCTGGATCATAGGCGGTCTACTCTAGCAGATGGACCGGCGCTTCCGCCTTGTGTATTATGTATCCTTTTTGCTTTCCTGCTGTTCATGTGTATCATGTCGTTCAATCTGCGCGTTTTCATGTTCTCCGAGGCGGTTGGACGAGAGAGCTAGAGAACATGGAGCTGCCGGACAGACACGCTTCCTCCATTTATTAAATGGAGTTGTTTTCCCGGGTCCAATCTCTCCGCCCACGTTACACGAATAAGCCCGGCAGCAAAAGTCTATAATATAGAtccataaaatatttatatttgtgTTTTCTGACCatcaaaaaagtaaacaaacatctttaaaagaagttttgctcatatatatgtgtgtgcgaAATAATTCTTCTTGGCCAACAGTTTGAACGGGAAGTGTAACATCCTGCGGTGTggcgagaagaagaaatgcggCAGCGatttctggtttttttttgttttccaccgGAAGCCGGAAGGAAGAGAAGATGAGAACGATGATGGAAAAGGGATtcgagacaaacaaaaaaaaataaaagtcttgTCGGGCGGGAGGGCATATAAAGcaaaagaataataagagagaaaataaaaaaaaggaaaaagaatcaCGAAACAAGACGGAGTGTACTCTGCTGGCAAGAAGAGAGGAAGCAATTCAATTGGAAACGGGGAGTGAAGACTGGATATatagaagacgaagaaaatgaaagtatatagagaagaagaagaaggagtacAGTACTAtagttttttctctcccattctACAGACACGCGAGTTCTATGTGGAAGCAGCTCCTGGCGTTTataaggagaaaaataaaaataaaaaaagggacaagaaagaagaatataaaagttggataacaaaaaaagagaaataatgtacagagagagaaacgggTATATGGGACGACGTGTGGGACGACGCCAGTCCGATGAAATGTTCGCCTCCCCCCACGAAAAGTTCGTGCGTTGGATATGTAATGAATGAAGAAGGAACGAGCCCCGGAAGATAAAAGAATCATATATTAAATCCGTCTGggttctttttgaaaaaaagaaaaaggttaaaagtatatataaaatataacTTCGATACTCACAGGCACGCCCTTCTACAGTATAACATCCAATATCTAAAACATATCGCAATAACGTAACAATATATAGTACAACGTCCGgggtaaagaagaaaaaaaattggggggaGGAATGAATCATTCGCATATGACTCAGACCCGAAAACTCTATAACGGACGAtccatcaaataaaaaaaaacaaaaggccgTGGGGTTCTATGgtctatagaaaaaaaagccaaagaatCGATGATTGTGGAGCGAGAGGAGGGGATGACGTCATAATTACACGAACGTGTTCTATTGGCTGATGATCTATGGGATGCTTCAGTTATTCCAGACTGATTCCCaccatatacatacatatccCAATGGCAAACGGATAAATAATGAGATATGGCCTAGTACACATTTCTATATCCAATTCTTTTGTATCCGAAAGAGGGAGGGATTTCTGACGACACGAAACCTCAGTATGGGGTGATGAGCTCTAGCTCTAGCAGTAGTATTTCTCATTAGAAATGCCAAGGGCGAAATGGTGggggtttttgtttctttggtcGTGACTCACGAGACTTTGCTTGTCAGTCGCATGACGGAATACTGCTGCCCAGCAATGGCTCCCGCACTATACAGTATGTGTAATGCATATGGAAAACGTGACTTGATGGCGTATGATGTTGGTATCAATTCTAATTCCGGATTTTTCCCGAAAccaaacgaaagaaaatattaataatgGAAATGTGATAATACGCGATCGTGTTGGATatcagaagaaaacaaaaactgcgGATATTTCTGCACGAAATCGccattttcctcctttttttcatttaagaaaaTGGACTATATTAACCTCGTCCcatattttattatataagTTCACGTATTGGGCCGCTTGACATTGACTGTGCTGATCTGACGTCATTTATGCGGCCGACGATAATAACATAGTACGTAGCCGTTATGGCGGCAGATAACCATCACATGCCGTGTCGTTCAGTCATTTCAGTGTTGCGTATAGATCTATATAGCGGACGGCTACGCCTTTTCGACAATACCGCAATGTTCCGTAACCTGAAATTTCGTGTCACAAATAGCCTACAAGAGCTAGAACGCTCTTGCGTAACGCATATTACGTTTTTGGCCAAACTTAATTCACGTTACGTAATGTAATCATTCTGAAGGATCAAACTATATCTCTGATATCGACTTTTATATTATTGCTTGCTGCTGGCGACCAAAATCCCAAAGATTTATACCGTCGAGTTATGTTAGATATAGATTTATAGCTGTCGGCTATATAATAGATGATGACGATGCTCCGCAGATTGGCAGGGCTGTAAATGTATCAGAAAAATGGCGTTGCCACCCAGCCTCATATCTTCTATAATACCAGTCGATTGGCATCAATCCCGCCTACCCACAtatctttcattttcattctcgCTCATCGTTTCTCTTTATCATCTTCTTTTCTACAGATACCAAACCAAATTGGCTTTATTATGACGATCGATGGTTTGCCgcttttttatctttgaatGGAATATCTTCTTGCAGCTAtttgcctcttcttctttcagacTTGATTCTTCTATTACGACTTAAACAGTTtatgcaaagaagaaaaagtcgcACAGACATGGAAAGAACCACGACCGCATTGCCCCACGATTATTTTACAGCTCTGCATTTCATAAAGGCACGTATATACATGTCCGACTATATAGCTATAGTTCTACCAGTATAGCCCTTATATGATTCTCTCCATATTTGCTGGCTTGGCTCATTATTCTAATTGCACACGGCTGTGTCTATTAACAATTCATCAAGTTTGGGACCGACGACCGACATCCATCGTGACTGCTGGGTCCTGCTCCTCACAGCACACAGGACGATCGACTGGCGGCCATATACATGTCGCCCGCGATGGCTTTTAATAACTTTCTGGAGAGAGATAGAAATAAACAACCACGAGTATTTGAGCTATATACTATAGCTATAGGGCGAATCTATATCGGATTCCATTTTTATCGTCTGGCGTATCATTTATAGCTGCTAGACTATCTAGTCTATATATACCTTGTGTAATAGAATAAAAGCACGTGGAACATGTAGTATAGTATATACGGTGCATGGATATATCCATCAAGAGAGTTTCTTTGCCTGTCTGGTTCATTGCCGGATGGATCCAATGTATCATTGTCCCCCCCTTATATATCGTGATGTTCTCTGTCTATTCCCCtatgtgtgtgtagtatagaagaataaaaaggagaaaaagtgaACACACACATAACAACACGAGTGATGGGGCTGTTGTCTGTATAGAGAATAAGGGAGAGCTAGTAGGGGGAGGGATGTCGCATTGTTAATTGAACCCGTGTCTGTTGATGATCAAAAAAACCTGCCACCAACCCGCATTTGGTATTATATGGTAGACCATCATCAGCACCACCAGCGGgcattctctctcttttatacATGAGGGtgaatatatataagaaaacggTTGCCCGTTGTTGTGGCTGTTCAGAGTTGCTGCGGGTATATTCACGTAGATAGTCTCTGGATGTAGATTACAAGGTATTGAGCCGTGGCGGTGAGCACATCgactcgttttttcttcttcttcttagtttCCCACCGTTGGTAATAGCGCCCACAGAGAGCATTTACCCTGCATTAACGTCTGTTGGAATCATTGGCTGGCCGTGTTGTTGCTTCTTGGAATGTCCCGGCGGCCAATTTCGTGCATTTAATTGGATTCCAATTGCGGACGACAGGATTTTCCACCACCAGCCATCCCCCGGCGAGCCATATTGATGGGCCCTTTAACCGTTTGCGAAATTGACGTTCCATTCCACTTGTCGCTTGCTGCCACATCGCGTCACGAAATCGCCCGAGTGAATCATCGCAAACGCTTCTCGCCGCCCGTCGACAAGACGGGCATCATGGAGCGCTGGTTGGCCGAATCACGACTCTGGATGGCTGCCCCCAATCGGATTTTTGTCCTCAGCAATTCAAGGTATGTACAGTCTAAATTCTACTTCGAATATATAGTAAATTCATTCGAAATTACCATGTCACAAAAATCGCGgggatttttcaaatttgagaCATGGCGCCaagtttgaaaattgaaacttttgaaggggataaaaaaaagggaaaaatcttTCGTGTCTCCGTGTCATTGTGTACGTACACCAACTGTCAACTTGCACACACAAATAGAGCCTCTATATACGGACTACCTAGGGTGGTGGTAGGTATGTATTGTCGTCGTCCCCACGTAAGATATGTTGTGCATCGGCGGGTCAAGTGGGTGGTTTGTCTGCTAGAGTAGTAGTATGCCATCCGCCACGACTGATGCCGCCGCTCcctgacaacaacaacaacaacaaagggaAGGAGGGGAAAGGAGGACGAGAAGATTCTTTTCGATACATATAGAAACCCCTGAATacgtggagagagagagagagactttcgGTACCCGCCGTGTTGTTAAGGTTTTATGGGATAACACACCCTGATAGTTTGCCTCCCCTCTTTATTCTTTTGCTTCATccaactttttcattttcggaaCGGCGCAGGAGTTTCCGTTCAATAAGGACGTCCTAACACGTGAAACTcgacggaggaaaagaaaaaagcctgGCCGGTTGTCCAGGAAGGGAGGAGGGGGGATAGACAGGGGAGGGGGGTAGGTGGGGAGTTATCATAGTCTGCACGCACAAAAGCGGGAGGGTGAGCTTATATTATGGATAGGTGTACGGTAGTAGTGGACGTTGCCATGGGCAACCGAAtcaaacagaagaaaatgtgGTAACCAGGCCggggcccagcagcagcagcagctagtctTAGGGATACTTGTCCAGGGCAAGAAGTGTGCAGCCAAGGAGTCAGAGCAAAGATGGAAGCAACCTTATTTCATATCCTACAAGGAGCCACCACTACCATCACTCACGAACGGTGAAACCCACAACACGCACTTTACCCCCCACCAACGGTCTAGCCCTTAGCTGCTGCTCGGCATCGGCAGTCgagtcattttcatttcatcagcAGCGGCCAAAAGGGCGGCTGTTTGTCCATCGGCCAGAGCTTAGACAATCGCCGTGATAATAATATGGACGGACCAGCAGCAACTGCAGTTCCCATCCAGTGTGTGTGATGGTGTCTCGTCTTTGATTGTTTGGTGCTGGTTTCcttgtttgttattgttacAAGTCGACAGACAGAATAGATTTCGAATAGATATTCTCCCCCCCAGTGGAGTGATTGCCAATTCAGGGGGGTACAGCTCCTCCTTGTCTGCGCCAGCCAGTGATTTATATCCCGGCCCTGAACATTCCTCTCCTAGTAGAcagaaaagataaagaaaaagaaatcaaaaagaggaaaaaaagaattgaatttgtgGGCGGTGTGAAACGTGCCGTTTCCCCGATGTTCAGGTCTCGGGCTCCTTCGTCGCACTTTATGGAGCGCTACGAGAAGATCTGCCGGATGGGCGAGGGCTCCTACGGTGTCGTCTACAAGTGCCGTAACCGCGAGACGGGTCAAATTGTGGCCATCAAGAAATTCGTCGAGTCGGAGGAGGACCCACTTATCAAGAAGATCGCCCTCAGAGAGATCCGCATGCTCAAGGTATCGTTAGGCAATCGACAGTCCACCACTTTTATATCAACCAACTtgataatattttgttttgtgtttgaaaCTGATTGCAGCAATTGAAGCACCCGAATCTCGTCAACTTGATCGAAGTCTTCCgcaggaagaagaaacttCATCTGGTCTTTGAATATTGCGACCTCACCGTCCTCAACGAGCTGGAAAAACATCCCAGAGGGTAACATAGTCTAGATAACAAATAATCAATAATCTTATCTATAGGTTGATATGGTTTGAAATACATGAGCGCTCAATGGAATATTATAAAATGCTGTTGACGCGCTAGTTTCAATAATTCCCGTTTGATAGTTTCCGTTTGCTTTCGAGCTTGATGCCGGAGGCAAACAGACATCAGCGATGGATAGATCATAGATGTGGGAAGTAAATATGGTAGTATCTAACATGGAGAATAATCTCCTGTTTGATGATTGCAGAGTGCCGGAAGTGTTGACGAAGCGGATCATCTGGCAAACGTTACAAGCAGTGGGATACTGCCACGCCCACAATTGCATCCACCGAGACGTCAAGCCGGAAAACATCCTCCTCACCAAAGAAGGCGTGGTGAAACTCTGCGATTTCGGATTCGCTCGACTCCTcagtaaaatgaaatcaaattcaacatattcatttctttttttaaaaatgaatttgattttattccaaAGATCCCGGAGAGAATTACACCGACTATGTGGCGACTCGGTGGTACAGAGCGCCGGAATTGTTGGTCGGCGACACTCAATACGGGCCCGGTGTCGACGTCTGGGCCATCGGTAAATATTTTacacatttaaatttaaaagtaattAAGAAGCAACAAAGCCTAatggataataataatgatgacAGGTTGCGTCTTTGCCGAGTTGGTCCGCGGAGAAGCGCTGTGGCCGGGCAAGTCGGATGTCGACCAACTTTTTCTCATCCGCAAAACTTTAGGTATTGTCTAGAATATACTAGACACTATGCTTGGCTCACTATCCCCTCAGGCAGCGTGTATACCCAGTATAATACGCGAAATGGTCGACCTTGTAATATATTCTAATAGTTGGCTAACGTCTCTACGTTACATAATAATGAGCTCCGAAATTTCCTGACGAGGATTTCCGAGTTTCTTCCGGATGGAAAATGATCCTGCGAATTAATTATTAGAGTTATAGCCGCCCCTCAGGCTATATATGCGCTTCATTTCTTCTCTGGTATAATTCACCAGGTGACCTAATCCCAAGACACATGAAAGTCTTTAAGAATAATGAATTCTTCGCCGGACTGTCCATTCCGGAGCCGGACGTCAGGGAGTCGATCGAATCCAAAATGCCTCGCGATTTCTCCATCGACGGAATGGATTTCTTGAAAGTGAGtcctaaattttcattttcattaaatatatAGTTTGACCTTTTTAGATTCCCTTTTTCCTTATATTCCGGCTTATATTATATCCCTGCGTACAaagtcgaaagaaaagaaagtaatATGCAGATGAAGTCTCACGAACCAATTAGGAATCGACTGCATTATTCCTGTGTGATGCTCCCGTATTCTATTGCGGATGCGCTTCATTTGATATGCTATTTACCAGTTGATCCGGCTCTACGCACACGCAGGATAGACTTTTGTGTATAGTTTATTATTCAATTATCTTTTGGTGCTGCGAGGGCTAAATAAGTAGGAAATAAGAAAGCCATCTCGTCTCTATCTACGTGTATTATTTGTCTTTGTAATCATTCATCCGACTCAGCGAAAAGTCTAAACGAGGAGAAAAGACATTCTCagagagagtcagagagaGAGCTGCAGAGCTTCACTCCCGATCGATAGCGACCTTATGAATATATACAAGGCTGGcctccccagcagcagcagcttcccgtttaaaaaaaaatggagaaaaagctAAACTGTAATTTAGTGAAGATTGAATAACAACAGCGTCTATATATTTTTGCCAGCTCTGAATAGAAGGAATAGACGTTTTCCTTACAGCTTGGgatattaaattattaatgaaACGATATTGCTCCATTGGGGAATCTCATCTATATAAATATGGCCACGACGTTTCTTTTGTTGCGCAATTCCTAATAGAAATGCCTGGACCGGGACCCGTCGAAGCGCTACACCTGCGACCAGCTCCTGCGTCATCCCTACTTTGCCAACTTCAATTTCCGACTGCCAGAATCCGAATTGGAGGAGTACGAGCGGCTCAGGAGATTGAGATCCCGTTCACGGGTAAGCACAACCAAATGGGCACTGTACTATAGCCCACCAATCTATCTATAGCGTACTATATAGTAGTACATACACATCAATCCGAATATTTTATCGATCAGCTGTGTTGACGAGAGTATAGGATCATTGACCCTGGACGGCGGCGGCCACATGATTTGTCCAGTTctcttttattgttttgaaGAGCGCAACATATTGTCTCCGTGCGATGACGTATAAGTGGCGCAATACAGCACACAGCCGTCGGCGGTATTATTAGAACTTTCGACCCGTTTCGCCATCTGCAATTTTccatgaagaaaagaaatgtagtATAACGTCACGTCACATCATATCCGCGCACAGCCGATATGATGTATGCAAACGATCACGccacctcggtgtagtagcgaACTTCCGTTTCCTCTCCGAACTCATTCAcgctatccttttttttctttttttatcccgcgctgctgctactgctgctgctttatCGGCGAATTGCAGCTAGCTATATTCCTTTGTGTGTACTCTGGTACACTCACGCAAGTACATAGTAGACTTTCCAATTTCGACAGGAATAAACAGGCAATCAAATATTAGGCCTGCGTGCGCTGTGCTCTCCGTGTACAGTCAGCCGGCACCAACCATCATTTATTCGTTGGCATAGTTTAGATTTCGACTC is a genomic window of Daphnia pulicaria isolate SC F1-1A chromosome 2, SC_F0-13Bv2, whole genome shotgun sequence containing:
- the LOC124327155 gene encoding cyclin-dependent kinase-like 4 isoform X1, which produces MGPLTVCEIDVPFHLSLAATSRHEIARVNHRKRFSPPVDKTGIMERWLAESRLWMAAPNRIFVLSNSRSRAPSSHFMERYEKICRMGEGSYGVVYKCRNRETGQIVAIKKFVESEEDPLIKKIALREIRMLKQLKHPNLVNLIEVFRRKKKLHLVFEYCDLTVLNELEKHPRGVPEVLTKRIIWQTLQAVGYCHAHNCIHRDVKPENILLTKEGVVKLCDFGFARLLNPGENYTDYVATRWYRAPELLVGDTQYGPGVDVWAIGCVFAELVRGEALWPGKSDVDQLFLIRKTLGDLIPRHMKVFKNNEFFAGLSIPEPDVRESIESKMPRDFSIDGMDFLKKCLDRDPSKRYTCDQLLRHPYFANFNFRLPESELEEYERLRRLRSRSRNLQYAGGGGHMLPQLPGPGAGIGVASSLNYVGGGGGGGGGYSTSNTSNNSSNNFIGNSPPSMQISQAPRMVRRYDHLPSI
- the LOC124327155 gene encoding cyclin-dependent kinase-like 4 isoform X2, with amino-acid sequence MGPLTVCEIDVPFHLSLAATSRHEIARVNHRKRFSPPVDKTGIMERWLAESRLWMAAPNRIFVLSNSRSRAPSSHFMERYEKICRMGEGSYGVVYKCRNRETGQIVAIKKFVESEEDPLIKKIALREIRMLKQLKHPNLVNLIEVFRRKKKLHLVFEYCDLTVLNELEKHPRGVPEVLTKRIIWQTLQAVGYCHAHNCIHRDVKPENILLTKEGVVKLCDFGFARLLNPGENYTDYVATRWYRAPELLVGDTQYGPGVDVWAIGCVFAELVRGEALWPGKSDVDQLFLIRKTLGDLIPRHMKVFKNNEFFAGLSIPEPDVRESIESKMPRDFSIDGMDFLKKCLDRDPSKRYTCDQLLRHPYFANFNFRLPESELEEYERLRRLRSRSRYAGGGGHMLPQLPGPGAGIGVASSLNYVGGGGGGGGGYSTSNTSNNSSNNFIGNSPPSMQISQAPRMVRRYDHLPSI